In Tolypothrix sp. NIES-4075, the following proteins share a genomic window:
- a CDS encoding DUF3861 domain-containing protein produces MEHLATPNDNEKLQQPLSFEVDNHDDIFAIVQKVCANSGLDSSNATALAVGLKLFTEVMLTHRSDPRFAALRVPMRDFIGQLKAQPNLNIEGSAVESL; encoded by the coding sequence CTGGAACATTTAGCTACCCCAAATGACAACGAAAAGCTACAACAACCATTAAGCTTTGAAGTAGACAACCACGACGACATTTTCGCGATCGTCCAAAAGGTATGCGCCAACAGTGGGCTTGATTCCAGCAATGCAACGGCATTGGCAGTTGGACTAAAGCTATTTACTGAAGTGATGCTCACCCATCGCAGCGATCCGCGTTTCGCGGCTTTACGCGTACCCATGCGGGATTTTATTGGACAGCTAAAGGCACAGCCCAATCTCAATATTGAAGGTTCCGCCGTTGAGAGTTTGTAA
- a CDS encoding TetR/AcrR family transcriptional regulator: MENFAPKTAQTRARLIKAATEVFALEGLSGATTREIARVAKVNEVTLFRHFQNKEQLLAAVIQQMIALQAEALANEDEWTQDLLIDLRHYATLFNQMLEEHEGLIRTFIGEAKRHPNAACQILHDAAESLYKKLIAYLQKNQKNGTVRPEIDAEIAVDMFTGMLLSGMLRRTATPTTVSYNRECYIDACVDLFVRGISIMPINTDNFSLKK; the protein is encoded by the coding sequence GTGGAGAATTTTGCACCAAAGACAGCCCAAACTCGTGCGCGATTGATTAAAGCAGCTACTGAGGTATTTGCTCTTGAAGGTTTATCTGGAGCGACAACGCGTGAAATTGCGCGTGTTGCAAAGGTAAACGAAGTAACTTTGTTTCGCCATTTTCAAAACAAAGAGCAACTACTAGCAGCCGTGATTCAGCAAATGATAGCTTTACAGGCTGAAGCCTTAGCCAATGAGGACGAATGGACTCAGGATCTACTCATCGACTTAAGACATTATGCAACACTATTCAATCAGATGTTGGAGGAACATGAAGGTTTAATTCGGACATTTATTGGGGAAGCGAAGCGACATCCTAATGCTGCCTGTCAAATATTACATGATGCTGCTGAATCGCTGTATAAAAAGTTAATTGCATACTTGCAGAAGAATCAAAAAAACGGCACAGTACGTCCAGAGATAGATGCAGAAATAGCAGTAGATATGTTTACAGGTATGCTGCTTTCGGGAATGCTGCGTCGCACTGCTACCCCAACTACAGTAAGCTATAACCGTGAATGCTACATCGATGCTTGCGTTGATTTGTTTGTTCGTGGTATTAGCATTATGCCAATAAATACAGATAATTTTTCTCTCAAAAAATGA
- a CDS encoding ATP-binding protein: protein MKIAHKLVSSFIGVSLLTGLVGTVAIVQSQKIAETLAIEEAKHVAQIISTIITTDDNKINELRKFEHNGELENMVDTLHSLQQRDIVVVDRQKRILADVVAENVGTIFNHDLGNEIQQTLQDSSTRTFLEKSVDYPQGIKLIVIPLKVDGNKIDGAVILEYSSMYDEAIAEARPTMTIISITSLGCVVLALILGLRIASGIAKPLQSLTDIALQVTQTSDFDLQASVSTNDETGILATAFNDLIQRVKALLNEKEQRSLDLQQAKEAAEVANRTKSEFLANMNHELRTPLNGILGYAQILQRDPATTPKQLKGLGIIHQCGSHLLTLINDILDLSKLEVQKMELYPQDFHLANFLASTVDICRVKAEQKGVEFHYQPAANLPTAVYADDKRLRQVLLNLLSNAVKFTDFGTVTFRVERVGETPEPGAAQRIRFQIKDTGIGIVSEKLGNIFLPFEQAGKRDRNSEGTGLGLAISQQIIEKMGSTIQVDSILGQGSIFSFEVDLLPASDWTVGQAIANQKAIGYQGDRRKILVVDDYEENRLVIINMLEPLGFKLVEAENGQAGFDIALQMRPDLIITDVHMSVIDGLEMTRRLRQLPDATTPIIASPATLSQVDMQSSLDAGCSSFFPKPIELNGLLGEIQRLLKLQWIYETEKEVTQPTVSNTDQVDPIVPPAAELAALYTAAQGGFMTDVQQEANRLKQLSPEYTAFANQVLELSQQFDDEAILRLIEPQCPKPL, encoded by the coding sequence CACGGTCGCGATCGTCCAAAGTCAGAAAATTGCTGAAACTCTGGCGATCGAAGAAGCCAAACATGTTGCTCAAATCATTTCCACTATAATCACCACCGATGACAATAAGATCAACGAGTTGCGAAAGTTTGAACATAACGGCGAACTAGAAAACATGGTAGATACACTGCATAGTCTGCAACAGCGCGACATTGTAGTGGTCGATCGCCAAAAACGGATTTTGGCAGATGTTGTTGCTGAAAATGTCGGCACCATTTTTAATCACGATCTGGGAAACGAAATTCAGCAGACCCTGCAAGATAGTAGCACCAGAACCTTTCTGGAAAAAAGCGTCGATTATCCCCAAGGCATTAAGTTAATTGTCATTCCACTGAAAGTTGATGGCAACAAGATCGACGGTGCGGTGATTCTGGAGTATTCGTCAATGTATGACGAAGCAATTGCCGAAGCTAGACCGACCATGACTATCATTAGCATCACCAGTTTGGGCTGCGTGGTTTTGGCTTTAATCCTAGGATTGCGAATTGCCAGTGGCATTGCCAAGCCGCTGCAATCATTGACAGACATAGCATTACAAGTCACACAAACCTCTGACTTTGACCTGCAAGCTTCAGTCAGCACCAATGATGAAACAGGCATTCTGGCAACTGCATTCAACGATCTAATTCAACGAGTCAAAGCACTACTGAATGAAAAAGAGCAACGTTCATTGGATCTGCAACAGGCAAAGGAAGCTGCCGAAGTTGCCAACCGCACCAAGAGCGAGTTTCTCGCCAACATGAACCACGAACTCCGCACCCCGCTCAACGGCATCCTGGGCTATGCCCAAATCCTCCAGCGCGATCCGGCAACTACACCCAAACAACTCAAAGGGCTAGGTATAATTCACCAATGTGGTTCCCACCTACTGACACTGATCAACGATATTTTGGATTTGTCTAAATTGGAAGTGCAAAAGATGGAACTCTATCCCCAGGATTTCCATTTGGCGAACTTCCTTGCCTCCACGGTGGATATTTGCCGCGTCAAAGCCGAGCAAAAGGGCGTGGAGTTTCATTACCAACCCGCCGCTAACCTGCCCACCGCCGTTTATGCCGACGACAAACGCCTGCGGCAAGTGTTGTTGAATTTGCTCAGTAATGCCGTCAAGTTTACCGACTTTGGCACCGTTACCTTCCGAGTCGAAAGAGTCGGCGAAACTCCCGAACCTGGTGCAGCCCAGCGGATTCGCTTCCAAATTAAAGATACGGGCATTGGCATTGTCTCGGAAAAACTGGGTAATATTTTCTTACCCTTTGAGCAAGCTGGGAAGCGCGATCGCAACAGCGAAGGTACTGGACTGGGACTTGCCATCAGCCAACAGATAATCGAGAAAATGGGCAGTACTATTCAAGTTGATAGTATCCTTGGTCAGGGCAGTATTTTTTCGTTTGAAGTAGACTTGCTTCCTGCTTCCGATTGGACAGTAGGGCAAGCGATCGCTAACCAAAAAGCGATCGGCTACCAGGGCGATCGGCGCAAAATCCTGGTAGTCGATGATTACGAAGAAAATCGTCTCGTCATCATCAACATGCTGGAACCGTTAGGCTTCAAGCTCGTAGAAGCGGAAAATGGACAAGCAGGTTTTGACATCGCCCTGCAAATGCGTCCCGACTTGATTATTACCGATGTACATATGTCTGTCATCGATGGCTTAGAAATGACCCGCCGTCTGCGTCAACTACCCGATGCCACCACACCGATCATCGCCTCCCCTGCCACCCTGTCTCAGGTGGATATGCAGTCAAGTCTGGATGCTGGGTGCAGTAGCTTTTTCCCCAAACCGATCGAATTGAACGGGCTACTCGGCGAAATCCAGCGATTGTTGAAGTTGCAGTGGATTTACGAAACTGAAAAAGAGGTGACTCAACCCACTGTCAGCAATACCGATCAAGTTGACCCGATCGTGCCCCCTGCCGCAGAACTGGCAGCCCTCTATACCGCTGCCCAGGGTGGTTTTATGACCGATGTGCAACAGGAAGCCAACCGCCTGAAGCAATTATCGCCCGAATATACGGCTTTTGCGAACCAAGTTCTAGAACTGAGTCAACAGTTTGATGACGAAGCCATTCTGCGTCTAATCGAGCCGCAGTGCCCGAAACCCTTGTAG
- a CDS encoding efflux RND transporter periplasmic adaptor subunit — protein MPHSDLPESPVSVETEMAVTDDHQTEQESVSEQLQEPRKKRRWLMILGIMLIILGGAGVGWRWWQSRGDNANQAAGATAKKPMAVPVKLATVEIGTIRESSQFIGSLEASRSVPIKPRIEGRISQVVVKEGDRIKQGQVIIALESDDVNAQLLQQKAALERAQANLAELKAGTRKEEIAQARAQVTQAQAKLRDAQSGSQPAEIQQAEAQVNSAQSDLELAGSRAKRYESLRKEGAVSQDTLEGYQREQRSADAALIAAKKRLEQLRKSRGSDINELAGAVEQQRQNLRQKENGSRPEEIAQARAEVTQAAAQVQAAQVQQQYTKVLAPFAGIVGAIPVKVGEYVSKGDQLTTLTKNDSLELNINIPLNQAKLLRLGLPVQMLDAQGKVTSGGRLSFISPNASSDSQTVLTKATFTNFGGQLINRQSVQTRVIWDQRPGILIPVTAVSPLAGKNFVFVAEPPEQPQAETQTLVAKQKPVKLGAIEGNNYQVIEGLKPGEKIVVSGILSLRNGAAIKPAPEETANQSELKTNN, from the coding sequence ATGCCTCATTCTGATTTACCTGAGTCTCCTGTATCCGTAGAAACAGAAATGGCTGTTACTGATGACCATCAGACTGAACAAGAATCTGTATCAGAGCAACTTCAAGAGCCACGTAAAAAGAGACGTTGGCTGATGATATTGGGAATTATGCTGATAATCTTGGGAGGTGCAGGTGTCGGTTGGCGTTGGTGGCAAAGTCGTGGCGATAATGCCAACCAAGCCGCTGGAGCAACTGCCAAGAAACCAATGGCAGTTCCGGTGAAGTTAGCCACTGTAGAAATTGGAACTATTAGAGAAAGTTCGCAATTTATCGGCTCTTTAGAAGCTTCACGCTCAGTACCAATAAAGCCACGAATAGAAGGACGAATTAGCCAGGTTGTTGTTAAAGAAGGCGATCGCATTAAACAAGGGCAAGTTATTATTGCCTTGGAAAGCGATGATGTTAATGCCCAACTATTACAACAAAAAGCGGCATTAGAAAGGGCACAAGCAAATCTTGCCGAACTCAAAGCTGGTACGCGCAAAGAAGAAATCGCCCAAGCCAGAGCGCAAGTGACTCAAGCTCAAGCAAAACTTCGAGATGCCCAAAGCGGATCGCAACCGGCGGAAATTCAACAGGCTGAAGCTCAAGTTAATTCGGCTCAGTCGGATCTCGAACTTGCAGGTTCACGAGCAAAGCGATACGAAAGCTTACGAAAAGAAGGCGCAGTCTCTCAAGATACCCTAGAAGGATATCAGAGGGAACAACGCAGTGCTGATGCTGCGCTGATTGCAGCCAAGAAACGCTTAGAGCAACTCCGCAAAAGTAGAGGCTCTGATATCAATGAGTTAGCGGGTGCTGTGGAACAGCAAAGACAAAACTTAAGGCAAAAAGAGAACGGCTCCCGTCCCGAAGAAATCGCCCAAGCAAGAGCGGAAGTAACTCAAGCAGCAGCTCAAGTTCAGGCAGCTCAAGTGCAACAGCAATACACTAAGGTACTCGCTCCTTTCGCTGGTATTGTCGGTGCTATCCCGGTGAAGGTAGGAGAGTATGTCAGCAAAGGAGATCAACTCACCACACTTACCAAAAATGACTCTTTGGAACTGAATATAAACATTCCTCTGAACCAAGCCAAACTGTTGCGCTTAGGCTTACCAGTGCAAATGCTTGATGCTCAAGGCAAAGTCACATCAGGGGGTAGGTTGAGCTTTATTTCCCCAAATGCTAGTTCCGATTCGCAGACAGTTTTAACTAAAGCTACTTTTACCAATTTTGGCGGGCAACTGATTAATCGTCAGTCAGTGCAAACCAGAGTGATTTGGGATCAGCGTCCGGGAATTTTAATTCCTGTTACAGCAGTATCTCCTTTGGCAGGAAAGAATTTTGTTTTTGTGGCTGAACCACCAGAACAACCTCAAGCAGAAACCCAAACCTTAGTAGCCAAACAAAAACCAGTAAAGTTAGGTGCAATTGAAGGCAATAATTATCAAGTTATTGAAGGATTAAAACCTGGTGAAAAAATCGTTGTTTCTGGCATTCTTAGCTTAAGAAATGGTGCTGCAATCAAGCCTGCGCCAGAAGAAACGGCGAATCAAAGTGAATTAAAAACTAACAATTAA
- a CDS encoding multidrug effflux MFS transporter, whose product MRIRPQSVGFTIFLGALSALPPLSIDMGLPAFPTISAALGASSGSVGLTLSLFMLGFAVAQLVFGPLSDRYGRRPILLIGCGLFTLAGAACTVAPSIGTLIAWRLVQGAGAGAGMVMTLAIVRDLFEGGAARAQLSYVNLVMSVAPMIAPTIGSNVLAIAGWRGIYGTLAVGGLLLLLCVAIGLSESLAHRDLGAIQPPRLIKNYGRILTNRICLGYALVNALNFGCMFAYVSGSPLVMLNVLGVSTTTYGWLFASTALGIMAGSFLNGRLSIYGVLPSRLLIVGIVTATASALALVVISLSGAAQVITLMPLLVINTFCRGIISPNAIHGAIQPVPESAGVAAAIVGFMQMLCGAVASGLVAFLYDGHTAIAMSGVMALFAIASLITYIGLVRSAKYT is encoded by the coding sequence ATGCGGATTCGACCCCAGTCTGTGGGCTTTACCATATTTCTCGGCGCACTCTCTGCGCTGCCACCTTTATCAATTGATATGGGACTACCAGCGTTTCCCACAATCAGCGCAGCGTTAGGGGCATCTTCTGGATCTGTTGGACTAACACTGAGCTTGTTTATGCTTGGGTTTGCTGTTGCCCAGCTCGTTTTCGGTCCACTCTCGGATCGCTATGGACGCAGACCAATTTTGCTCATCGGCTGCGGACTCTTTACCTTAGCAGGTGCAGCTTGTACCGTTGCACCATCTATTGGTACTCTCATCGCTTGGCGTTTGGTTCAAGGTGCTGGTGCTGGTGCTGGCATGGTGATGACCCTGGCAATTGTCCGCGACTTATTTGAGGGTGGGGCTGCACGCGCTCAACTTTCTTATGTCAATTTGGTGATGAGTGTGGCACCGATGATTGCACCGACAATCGGCAGTAACGTGCTGGCGATCGCAGGTTGGCGGGGAATCTATGGTACGTTGGCTGTGGGTGGCTTATTGCTCTTGCTATGTGTTGCTATTGGGCTAAGTGAATCCTTAGCTCATCGCGATTTGGGTGCTATCCAACCACCTCGCCTGATTAAAAATTACGGTCGCATTCTTACTAACCGAATCTGCCTGGGTTATGCCCTGGTCAATGCCTTAAACTTCGGGTGTATGTTTGCCTATGTTTCTGGTTCACCCCTGGTTATGCTTAACGTTTTGGGCGTTTCAACCACAACCTATGGTTGGCTGTTTGCATCAACAGCCTTAGGCATTATGGCAGGCTCTTTCCTCAACGGACGCTTAAGTATTTATGGTGTATTGCCGTCACGTTTGCTCATTGTGGGGATCGTGACTGCCACAGCATCAGCCCTAGCACTTGTAGTTATTTCGTTGAGCGGTGCTGCCCAAGTAATAACTCTGATGCCATTACTTGTAATTAACACTTTTTGTCGCGGAATAATTTCACCCAACGCCATACATGGTGCTATCCAACCAGTACCAGAGAGTGCTGGAGTCGCTGCCGCGATAGTGGGATTTATGCAAATGTTGTGCGGTGCTGTGGCTAGTGGACTTGTTGCCTTTCTCTACGATGGGCACACAGCGATCGCTATGTCGGGTGTGATGGCGTTGTTTGCGATCGCCTCACTCATCACTTACATTGGACTCGTGCGCTCTGCTAAATATACATAA
- a CDS encoding sensor histidine kinase: MPVNSISQENTILVVDDTPTNLQVLFDLLSEQGYRVAIAKNGETALQRLQSSQPNLILLDVMMPGIDGFETCHRLKANPATHDIPVIFMTALSDSVDKVKGLSLGAVDYITKPIQHEEVLARIRVHLQLRNAIRMMEQRTNEVNQALESLMQAQLHLVQGEKMSALGQLVAGIAHEINNPVNFIHGNLIYVKEYTQHLLEFVQLYQKHYPNPVDEIRKRAEDLDLEFLQGDLVKILGSMAMGSDRIRNIVLSLRNFSRLDESELKPVDIHVGIDSTLVILQHRLKAKRDFPTIQVIKDYEQLPEVKCYPSQLNQVFMNILSNAIDALEESAIASPSITIRTSAIETNWVKVSIADNGVGIPEPIRCKLFDPFFTTKPVGKGTGLGLSISYQIVTEKHRGKIEFHSTVGQGTEFVIQIPMQGLKTVT, translated from the coding sequence ATGCCTGTTAATTCTATTTCTCAAGAGAACACGATCTTAGTCGTAGACGATACCCCGACTAATCTGCAAGTTTTGTTCGATTTGTTGAGCGAACAGGGCTACCGGGTAGCGATCGCCAAAAACGGTGAAACTGCCCTACAACGGTTGCAATCATCTCAGCCCAATTTGATTTTATTGGATGTAATGATGCCAGGAATCGATGGCTTTGAAACTTGTCATCGGCTCAAAGCCAATCCTGCCACTCACGATATTCCAGTTATTTTCATGACTGCTCTTTCTGATTCCGTGGATAAAGTGAAAGGCTTGAGCCTGGGTGCTGTAGATTACATCACCAAGCCGATTCAGCACGAAGAAGTACTGGCACGCATCCGTGTGCATCTGCAACTGCGTAATGCTATCCGCATGATGGAACAACGCACCAATGAAGTCAACCAGGCATTAGAAAGCCTCATGCAAGCCCAACTGCATCTAGTGCAAGGTGAAAAAATGTCTGCCCTTGGTCAGTTGGTGGCTGGAATTGCCCACGAAATCAACAATCCGGTGAATTTCATCCACGGCAACCTGATCTATGTGAAGGAATATACTCAACATTTGCTGGAATTTGTCCAACTCTACCAGAAGCACTATCCCAACCCAGTAGACGAAATCCGAAAGCGGGCAGAAGACCTGGATCTGGAATTTTTGCAAGGGGACTTGGTGAAGATACTAGGTTCGATGGCAATGGGCAGCGATCGCATTCGCAATATTGTCCTCTCCCTCCGCAACTTCTCCCGTCTGGATGAATCGGAACTCAAACCCGTCGATATCCACGTAGGTATCGATAGCACTCTGGTAATTTTGCAACATCGTCTGAAAGCCAAACGCGATTTTCCTACCATCCAAGTCATCAAAGACTACGAACAGTTACCAGAGGTTAAATGCTACCCCAGCCAACTCAACCAAGTCTTCATGAATATTTTGAGTAATGCGATCGATGCCTTGGAAGAGTCAGCGATCGCCTCCCCCAGCATCACTATCCGTACCTCTGCGATCGAGACTAACTGGGTCAAAGTTTCCATTGCCGATAACGGTGTCGGGATTCCAGAACCCATTCGCTGTAAACTCTTCGATCCTTTTTTCACCACCAAACCCGTTGGCAAAGGGACTGGATTGGGGTTGTCAATTAGCTATCAGATTGTCACCGAAAAACATCGCGGCAAGATCGAGTTTCATTCCACTGTGGGGCAGGGAACAGAGTTTGTGATCCAAATTCCAATGCAGGGGCTGAAAACTGTAACTTAA
- a CDS encoding efflux RND transporter permease subunit, with amino-acid sequence MFVNTFIKRPVLTTVCTIIILLLGSICIPILPISQLPELAPVQITVSSNNIGADAQTTENTVTNIIERQINGVKDVSYISSNTGNDGASNIVVSFPTNVNSDIAQVNVQNKRALADPQLPDTVKRTGVTVETASSSLLLVYGFYAENNEYDNIFISNYVDQLILDQIKRVPGVGSVRVFGERKYAMRLWLDPNKLAQYKLTPQDVATALQEQNIQVGAGAIGKEPAPKNQSFEFALRASSRFKDVAEFEDMVLKVGQVGNPTNAGSTVNTNYATSSSLVKVRDVGRVELGAENYLADAKFTLPGNDPKPAVGLGIYQLPGSNALQVAHAVEEQIEELAKSFPPGLKGQVAFDTTPFVEISLEEVLHTLVEAIILVVLVIFVFLQDWRTTIIPTVAIPVSLVGTCAALLVLGFQINTLTLFGFVLAIGIVVDDAIIVVEAVAVKLEQGMKPREAAFEAMKELTGAIIATSLVLMAVFLPVAFVPGTTGIVYKQFALTVACSIAISTFNALTFSPSMAAILMRPAQPGWGPLGWFFGLFNRGFAWFTRRYVGFVSFLTHVKPIVIGVFLAGLAATVFMYKVVPTGFIPEEDQGYFFVIVQAPDGVSLKYTESIMERVAKEVTSVPQVRASFMIAGFGFDGNASNLGIAFASLKPWKERTEESQSVYGILQNINKKLSTITEARVIAVNAPPVRGLSSTGGFEFIIQDRTGSAPIETLVENAQNFIAAANKKPVLQRVFTQFTANTPQFQIQVNRNQAKALNVDINQIFTALQSYLGSQYVNDFVQGQRQYRVYIQADGVFRSNPDDIGKLYVRSANGTMIPLSNLVEVTPFVGPKTISHYNLYRSIKIQGAPAPGASSGEAIKAMEQVAKEVLPQGFGYEWTGTYLQEKTSGGATALIFAIAIVIVFLVLSAQYESYIDPIIILLTVPLAILGAMTAIWLRSNVFMVGSLFPKVVDDIYCQVGLVTLIGLAAKNAILVVEFANQLLEEGMSITRAAVKAGEERLRPILMTSFAALLGFLPLVLSEGAGASSRWSLGTALFGGLLLATFLSLFLVPILYILIKSLAKAIFSRKRPPGGSNPPESPNHNGSSRSRREALPAGSSQPESVLRSQQDGKTA; translated from the coding sequence ATGTTTGTCAATACCTTCATCAAACGCCCAGTTTTAACGACTGTCTGCACAATCATCATTTTGCTGCTGGGAAGCATCTGTATTCCGATTTTGCCGATTTCGCAGCTACCAGAACTTGCTCCCGTCCAAATTACCGTTAGTTCCAACAATATTGGTGCAGATGCTCAAACAACAGAAAACACTGTTACTAACATTATTGAGCGACAAATTAACGGTGTTAAAGATGTTTCTTACATCTCTTCTAATACGGGTAATGACGGTGCAAGCAATATAGTTGTTTCCTTTCCCACTAATGTCAATTCTGATATTGCTCAAGTTAACGTTCAAAACAAAAGAGCGCTCGCCGATCCGCAATTGCCAGATACTGTTAAACGAACGGGTGTCACCGTAGAAACAGCATCGAGCAGTCTCCTTCTGGTATACGGTTTCTACGCAGAAAATAATGAGTATGACAACATTTTTATCAGTAATTATGTTGACCAGCTTATTCTCGATCAGATTAAACGGGTTCCTGGTGTCGGTAGTGTCAGGGTTTTTGGCGAACGCAAATATGCAATGCGTCTCTGGCTCGATCCAAATAAGCTTGCCCAATATAAACTGACACCGCAAGATGTAGCAACTGCCCTGCAAGAACAAAATATTCAGGTAGGTGCAGGAGCAATTGGTAAAGAACCAGCACCAAAGAATCAAAGCTTTGAATTTGCTTTGCGGGCAAGCAGTCGATTCAAAGATGTAGCTGAATTTGAAGATATGGTGCTAAAGGTAGGTCAAGTAGGCAATCCTACTAATGCCGGCAGTACTGTTAATACTAATTATGCCACTAGTAGCAGCTTAGTTAAAGTCAGGGATGTGGGTCGAGTTGAACTAGGAGCAGAGAATTATCTCGCTGATGCTAAATTCACCTTACCAGGGAATGATCCCAAGCCCGCTGTCGGTTTGGGGATATATCAACTTCCGGGTAGTAATGCTTTACAAGTTGCTCACGCTGTCGAAGAACAAATCGAAGAGTTAGCGAAAAGTTTTCCACCCGGACTGAAGGGACAGGTCGCATTTGACACTACCCCGTTTGTGGAAATTTCCTTAGAAGAGGTGCTGCATACCCTGGTTGAAGCGATTATTCTGGTAGTCTTGGTAATTTTTGTCTTTTTGCAAGATTGGCGGACTACGATTATTCCTACGGTTGCGATTCCTGTTTCTTTGGTGGGGACATGTGCGGCTTTGTTGGTTTTAGGATTTCAGATTAATACACTAACTTTATTTGGTTTCGTTCTGGCGATCGGTATTGTCGTCGATGACGCGATTATTGTGGTGGAGGCAGTTGCAGTCAAGCTGGAACAGGGGATGAAGCCCCGTGAGGCAGCTTTTGAAGCAATGAAGGAATTGACTGGGGCAATTATTGCCACCTCACTTGTACTGATGGCGGTGTTTCTTCCCGTGGCATTTGTTCCGGGAACTACTGGTATTGTTTATAAACAATTTGCCTTAACCGTTGCTTGCTCGATCGCTATTTCCACCTTCAATGCCTTAACCTTCTCTCCGAGTATGGCAGCGATTTTGATGCGCCCAGCACAGCCTGGATGGGGACCTTTAGGCTGGTTCTTTGGGCTGTTTAATCGCGGATTTGCCTGGTTTACGCGGCGATATGTGGGGTTTGTCAGCTTCCTCACTCATGTCAAGCCGATTGTCATAGGGGTTTTTCTCGCTGGTTTAGCGGCAACGGTTTTCATGTATAAGGTAGTACCTACCGGCTTTATTCCGGAGGAGGATCAAGGTTACTTCTTTGTAATTGTTCAGGCTCCTGATGGAGTTTCTTTGAAGTACACCGAATCAATTATGGAGCGGGTTGCGAAAGAAGTTACATCGGTTCCGCAGGTGAGAGCTAGTTTTATGATCGCTGGCTTTGGTTTCGATGGAAATGCTTCTAATCTGGGCATTGCCTTTGCCAGCTTGAAACCCTGGAAAGAGAGAACTGAAGAATCTCAATCTGTTTATGGAATACTTCAGAACATAAACAAAAAGCTCTCAACGATTACAGAAGCGAGAGTAATTGCGGTGAATGCTCCGCCGGTTCGCGGGTTGAGTAGTACGGGTGGTTTTGAGTTTATCATTCAAGACCGAACTGGGAGCGCTCCCATTGAAACCTTGGTTGAAAATGCCCAAAATTTTATTGCCGCAGCGAATAAAAAGCCTGTTTTGCAACGAGTTTTCACTCAGTTCACGGCAAATACTCCCCAATTTCAAATTCAGGTAAACCGCAACCAAGCTAAAGCTCTGAATGTAGATATCAATCAAATCTTTACTGCGTTGCAAAGTTATTTAGGGTCACAATATGTGAATGACTTTGTGCAGGGACAGCGACAATATCGGGTATATATCCAGGCAGATGGAGTTTTCCGCTCTAATCCTGATGATATTGGCAAGCTGTATGTTCGCTCCGCTAATGGGACAATGATTCCGTTGAGCAATTTGGTGGAAGTTACCCCCTTTGTGGGACCGAAAACCATCTCGCATTATAACTTGTATAGATCCATCAAAATTCAGGGCGCTCCGGCTCCGGGTGCGAGTTCTGGAGAAGCGATTAAAGCGATGGAGCAAGTAGCAAAAGAGGTTTTACCCCAAGGATTTGGTTATGAGTGGACGGGGACTTATTTGCAAGAAAAGACTTCTGGAGGAGCCACAGCGCTGATTTTTGCTATAGCAATTGTAATTGTGTTTCTGGTGCTATCAGCTCAGTACGAAAGTTACATTGACCCAATTATTATTTTGCTGACGGTTCCCCTAGCAATATTGGGAGCGATGACGGCAATTTGGCTGCGATCGAATGTGTTTATGGTCGGTAGCCTCTTTCCCAAAGTGGTGGATGATATTTATTGTCAGGTGGGTTTGGTAACTTTGATTGGTCTGGCAGCGAAAAATGCAATTTTAGTTGTGGAATTTGCCAACCAACTGCTTGAGGAGGGTATGAGCATCACACGAGCAGCGGTGAAAGCAGGGGAAGAACGCTTGCGACCCATTTTGATGACTTCTTTTGCCGCGCTGTTGGGATTTTTACCTTTGGTTCTCTCTGAAGGTGCTGGAGCCAGTAGCCGTTGGTCTTTGGGGACAGCGCTGTTTGGGGGGCTGTTGCTGGCAACGTTCTTGAGTTTGTTTTTAGTGCCAATTCTGTATATTTTGATTAAGAGTTTGGCTAAGGCAATATTTTCTCGCAAGCGTCCCCCAGGAGGCTCGAACCCTCCCGAAAGCCCAAATCACAATGGATCGTCAAGATCGAGACGTGAAGCTTTACCTGCTGGCTCAAGTCAACCAGAGTCAGTACTAAGGTCGCAGCAGGATGGGAAAACTGCTTGA